The following coding sequences are from one Diabrotica virgifera virgifera chromosome 2, PGI_DIABVI_V3a window:
- the LOC126880854 gene encoding uncharacterized protein LOC126880854, whose protein sequence is MQNLKLERETIKGSLKKVFKEIEEVNPSDEKKIQRLLQQVDDKAERVFLLDNSIKDILFAEETSTEEISKELNDEENFRDEVGKFRIECEYLIKNLKTLKDQENKVTRNEKPVKNFHMPKIEIKKFDGNIKNWINFWGQFRKIDEDADLPNEDKFQYLIQSTEDGTPARSLVESFPPSAENYKIAIDQLKNRFARDEILIEVYVRELLNLILNQQTSKEDPGMALSTLYDRLETQLRALGTLGVTSDKYAAMLLPLVESELPYELLKIWERNRASNNLKFNSELQGLLEFLKTEVEAEERIKLAQSSFTVPKSIDDKYTVETLHTESLKTKGKQKFSCIFCESNTHASQNCIKAQKMTLEQKKSIISKKRSCFSCLKQFHNFRTCKTTVKCIKCARKHFTLMCPDLHEKENKNRDLQKSESLENTLITVASETLLQTINVRVISDNKRSMTVRALLDSGSQRSYITTKCAEDLGLTKIGQENIVQGVFGGLQGAPKIHRLFKAGIENLENSFSIGLSLLEQSKICNYLPKLIDQKVLDLLKDKNIYVNDSASKELEDNLLIGADMFGHIITGNLVNINDSLVALETKIGWTVMGTQKNPAETKCREELDIRTLEKCKESTVVNSENRYEVCLPWAEGYPAITSNFNLAEKRLFSTTKRLVSLNKLTEYDNIFQNWENTGIIEEVEEEPLEKNTHYLAHHAVVKESSLTTKIRPVFDASAKDGNSNSLNDLLEKGPNIELIIPLILKFRLHKIGVTSDIAKAFLQISISEKDRDFLQFLWWKNYEKREIKIFRHCRVVFGLKPSPFLLAATVNLHLEKEKTYTETANQLLNAFYVDNCVFSVRNETELKKFIDESTEILKNAKFDLRGWTFNENNDTYVSSVNEKLENKVISILGIQWNYQTDTLACDIKNLDSLDEIPRAKRGILSATQRVFDPIGFTARFTLIPKILLQETWSLKLTWDQKLPDDIKKRFEIWLKNVKCLNFCNIHRYLAYPEEVNLIINKTLHVFVDASKYAYAACVFIRLEFQNSISIKLLLAKSRLSPVKTITLPRLELMAAVIRVRLLETVKEVTDFTELKTYYWSDSMVVLTWIKTKGLWNTFVGNRTFYHEDVAGNNFWKNNGGRALNGSKNQKICGQKEK, encoded by the exons ATGCAGAACCTAAAGCTAGAGAGGGAAACAATAAAAGGATCCCtgaaaaaagtttttaaagaaattgaAGAGGTGAATCCCAGTGACGAGAAGAAAATACAAAGACTCCTGCAACAAGTTGATGATAAAGCAGAGCGAGTATTTCTTCTAGACAACAGCATAAAAGACATTCTATTCGCAGAAGAAACCAGCACGGAAGAAATTAGCAAGGAATTAAATGATGAAGAAAACTTTCGTGACGAGGTAGGAAAATTTAGAATAGAATGTGAGTATTtgatcaaaaatttaaaaactttgaaagatCAAGAAAATAAAGTTACAAGAAATGAAAAACCTGTCAAAAATTTTCATATGCCGAAAAttgaaataaagaaatttgaTGGAAATATCAAAAATTGGATAAATTTTTGGGGCCAGTTTAGAAAAATCGATGAAGACGCAGACCTTCCAAACGAAGACAAGTTCCAATACCTGATCCAATCAACAGAAGATGGCACGCCAGCCAGAAGCCTTGTCGAAAGCTTCCCACCTTCCGCTGAAAATTATAAAATAGCCATTGACCAACTGAAAAATAGATTCGCAAGGGACGAAATTTTAATTGAGGTATACGTTAGGGAGTTACTAAATTTAATTCTAAATCAACAAACCTCAAAGGAGGACCCAGGTATGGCTTTATCTACTTTGTATGATAGGTTGGAGACTCAGCTTAGGGCTTTGGGAACACTAGGTGTTACTAGCGACAAGTATGCAGCGATGCTTTTGCCACTTGTTGAATCCGAGCTACCTTATGAGTTGCTTAAAATTTGGGAAAGAAATagggcttctaataatttaaaatttaatagtGAGTTGCAGGGTCTACTAGAGTTCCTGAAAACAGAAGTGGAGGCCGAAGAGCGTATAAAACTTGCTCAGTCTAGTTTCACAGTTCCAAAAAGTATTGACGATAAGTATACTGTAGAAACCTTACATACAGAGAGTTTAAAAACCAAGGGTAAGCAAAAGTTTTCTTGTATTTTTTGCGAAAGCAATACACATGCCAGTCAGAACTGCATTAAAGCTCAGAAAATGACTTTAGAGCAGAAAAAATCCATTATAAGTAAAAAACGGAGTTGTTTTTCATGTTTAAAGCAGTTTCACAATTTTCGGACATGCAAAACAACTGTCAAATGTATAAAATGTGCTCGCAAGCATTTTACATTAATGTGTCCTGATTTgcatgaaaaagaaaacaaaaatagagATTTGCAAAAATCAGAATCTTTAGAAAATACATTAATAACTGTCGCTTCTGAAACTTTACTGCAAACGATCAATGTTAGGGTTATTTCTGATAATAAAAGGTCAATGACAGTAAGGGCACTGCTAGATTCGGGTTCGCAACGTTCCTATATAACTACAAAATGCGCGGAAGATTTAGGGTTAACTAAAATTGGACAAGAAAATATAGTTCAAGGTGTTTTTGGTGGGTTGCAGGGAGCTCCAAAGATTCATCGTTTGTTTAAGGCAGGtatagaaaatttagaaaattcattcaGCATCGGGTTATCTTTACTGGAACAATCTAAAATTTGTAATTACCTTCCAAAACTAATTGACCAAAAGGTCCTAGATTtattaaaagataaaaatatttatgtaaatgatTCTGCTTCTAAAGAATTAGAGGATAATTTATTAATAGGGGCAGACATGTTTGGTCACATCATAACAGGAAACTTGGTAAACATAAATGATTCTTTAGTAGCTTTGGAAACCAAGATTGGTTGGACCGTTATGGGGACAcaaaaaa ATCCAGCAGAGACGAAATGTCGAGAAGAGTTAGACATTCGCACGttagaaaaatgtaaagaaagcACTGTGGTAAATAGTGAAAATAGATATGAAGTTTGTTTACCATGGGCAGAAGGTTATCCGGCTATAACCTCTAATTTTAATTTAGCTGAAAAGCGACTTTTTTCTACCACAAAACGGTTAGTTTCTCTGAACAAGCTTACAGAGTATGACAATATATTTCAAAATTGGGAAAATACAGGAATCAttgaagaagtagaagaagagcCGTTGGAAAAGAATACGCACTACTTGGCACATCACGCAGTTGTCAAAGAGTCCAGTTTAACTACGAAGATCCGACCAGTGTTTGATGCATCAGCTAAAGATGGTAACAGTAATTCTCTTAATGATTTACTGGAAAAGGGTCCAAATATTGAGCTAATAATACCTTTAATTTTAAAGTTCAGGTTACATAAAATTGGGGTAACGTCAGACATAGCGAAGGCATTTTTGCAGATAAGCATTTCAGAGAAAGATagggattttttacaatttttgtgGTGGAAAAACTATgaaaaaagagaaataaaaatatttagacATTGTAGAGTAGTTTTTGGGCTAAAACCAAGTCCTTTTCTTTTAGCAGCAACAGTTAATTTGCATTTAGAAAAGGAAAAAACATACACAGAAACAGCTAATCAACTTCTTAACGCATTTTACGTAGACAATTGTGTTTTTAGCGTTAGGAATGAAACagaacttaaaaaatttattgatgAGTCAACAGAAATTCTAAAGAATGCAAAATTTGATCTTAGGGGGTGGACTTTTAATGAAAATAACGATACGTATGTTTCTAGCGTCaatgaaaaattagaaaataaggTTATCTCTATTTTGGGTATACAGTGGAATTACCAAACTGACACTTTAGCGtgtgatataaaaaatttagaCAGTCTTGACGAGATTCCTAGAGCAAAAAGAGGCATTTTATCTGCAACGCAGAGAGTTTTTGATCCTATTGGTTTCACTGCTCGATTTACGTTAATACCGAAAATCTTATTACAAGAGACTTGGAGCTTGAAATTGACGTGGGATCAAAAATTACCTGACGATATCAAAAAACGTTTCGAAATTTGGTTAAAAAATGTTAAATGTCTTAATTTTTGTAACATACATAGATATTTAGCATATCCAGAAGAAGTGaacctaataataaataaaactctTCACGTTTTCGTTGACGCTAGTAAATACGCTTATGCCGCTTGCGTTTTTATTAGGCTAGAATTTCAAAATTCAATTTCAATCAAACTTTTGTTAGCAAAATCGCGTTTAAGTCCAGTTAAAACGATTACTCTCCCTAGGTTAGAATTAATGGCTGCTGTGATACGTGTTAGGTTATTAGAAACTGTTAAAGAAGTAACAGACTTTACAGAGCTTAAAACGTACTACTGGAGTGATTCGATGGTTGTCTTAACCTGGATTAAAACAAAGGGTCTTTGGAATACTTTTGTAGGAAACCGG ACGTTTTATCACGAGGATGTAGCGGGAAACAACTTTTGGAAAAACAATGGTGGAAGGGCCCTCAATGGCTCAAAGAACCAGAAAATATGTGGCCAAAAGGAGAAGTAG